The DNA segment CCGCTGGATGCACAGCGTACCGGTGATGACTGCCTGTTCGGCGGCGTCAGTACCGACAGCCGCAATATTGCCCCGGGCCAATTGTTCGTGGCCCTGACCGGTCCGCGTTTCGATGGCCATGACTATCTGCAGCAGGTCGCCGCCAAGGGCGCGGTGGGGGCCTTGGTCGAGCGTGAAGTGGCGGGCGTGAATCTGCCGCAACTGGTGGTCCTCGATACCCGCAAGGCACTGGCTCAGTTGGGCGCGATGAACCGCAATGCGTTCGTCGACCGCCCTGTTGCCGCCGTCACCGGGTCCAGCGGCAAGACCACAGTCAAGGAAATGCTCGCCAGTATCCTGCGTACCCGCGGTCCGGTGCTGGCGACCCGTGGCAACCTGAATAACGATCTGGGTGTACCGCTGACGCTGCTCGAGCTGGCCCCGGAACATCGTGCAGCGGTCATTGAGCTGGGCGCATCGCGAGTAGGCGAGATCGCCTACACCGTGAGCCTGACCAAGCCGCACGTGTCCATCCTGACCAACGCCGGGACTGCCCATGTGGGTGAGTTTGGCGGGCCGCAAAAGATTGTCGAGGCCAAGGGCGAGATCATTGAAGGCCTCGATGCCCAAGGCGTTGCAGTCCTTAACCTTGATGACGCCGCCTACCCGGTCTGGCTGATTCGGGCCGGTGAGCGCAAGGTGTTGAGCTTCGCTCTGGAAAATCCTCAGGCAGATTTTCATGCCAGCGAACTGAGCCGTGACGTGCGTGGCTGCCCGGGCTTTACCCTCAATGGCCCGCAGGGATCGGCAGCGGTACAGCTTAATCTGCTGGGGATCCACAACGTGGCCAACGCTCTCGCCGCTGCGGCTGGCGCACATGCGCTGGGTGTCAGCCTCGACGGCATCGTCGCGGGCCTCAATGCCATGCAGCCGGTCAAGGGCCGCACCGTGGTGCACATGGCAGCCAATGGTCAGCGGGTCATCGATGACACTTACAACGCCAACCCGTCTTCGATCAAGGCTGCCACTGACCTGCTCGCAGGCTTCGCCGGCCGCAGGGTGCTGGTGCTGGGTGACATCGGCGAACTGGGCGACTGGGCCGAACAGGGCCACCGTGAAGTCGGTGCCCATGCCGTCGGCAAAGTCGATGCACTGTATGCCGTCGGTCCGTTGATGCTGCATGCGGTCAATGCCTTCGGTGCTGGCGCCCGTCATTTTGCAACCCAGGCCGAGCTGATCGCGGCACTGCATGGCGAACAAGATTCAAACACCACTTTATTGATCAAGGGATCGCGCAGCGCCGCCATGGAAAATGTCGTGGCGGCCTTGTGCGGTTCCAGCCTGGAGAAACATTAATGCTGTTGCTGTTGGCCGAATTTTTACAACAGTTCCATAAAGGCTTTGCAGTCTTCCAGTACCTGACCCTGCGCGGGATTCTCGGTGTGCTCACGGCCCTGAGCCTTTCTCTGTGGCTCGGCCCGTGGATGATCCGCACCCTGCAGATTCGCCAGATTGGTCAGGCTGTGCGCAACGATGGTCCACAATCGCATTTGTCCAAATCCGGCACCCCGACCATGGGCGGTGCGCTGATCCTTTCGTCGATTGCCGTCAGCACCCTGCTATGGGCTGACCTGGCCAACCGCTACGTCTGGGTGGTGCTGCTGGTTACCCTGCTGTTCGGTGCCATCGGCTGGGTCGACGACTACCGCAAAGTGATCGAGAAGAACTCGCGTGGCCTGCCGAGCCGCTGGAAGTACTTCTGGCAATCGGTGTTTGGCCTGTGTGCGGCGATCTTTCTGTACATGACCGCGCAATCGCCGGTCGAAACCACGCTGATCATTCCGATGCTCAAGGACATGCATTGGGAAATGGGCATCGGTTTCGTGATCCTGACCTACTTCGTGATTGTCGGCTCCAGTAACGCGGTCAACCTGACTGACGGCCTGGACGGCCTGGCGATCATGCCGACAGTGATGGTCGGTGGAGCGTTGGGTATTTTCTGCTACCTGTCGGGTAACGTGAAATTCGCCGAATACCTGCTGATCCCGTATGTACCTGGCGCGGGCGAACTGATCGTGTTCTGCAGTGCGCTGATCGGTGCCGGTCTGGGCTTTCTGTGGTTCAACACCTATCCGGCTCAGGTGTTCATGGGCGACGTCGGTGCACTGGCACTCGGCGCGGCGCTGGGCACCATCGCGGTCATTGTCCGTCAGGAAATCGTGCTGTTCATCATGGGCGGGGTGTTCGTGATGGAAACCCTGTCAGTGGTCATTCAGGTTGCATCCTTCAAGCTGACCGGTCGCCGCGTGTTCCGCATGGCACCGATTCACCACCACTTTGAACTCAAGGGCTGGCCCGAGCCACGCGTGATCGTCCGTTTCTGGATCATCACCGTGATTCTCGTGCTGATTGGCCTTGCCACACTGAAACTGAGGTAAACGCGAGTGTCTTTGATCGTTACCGACCAGTTCCGCATCGTTGTCGGCCTCGGCAAGAGCGGCATGTCCCTGGTTCGCTACCT comes from the Pseudomonas sp. StFLB209 genome and includes:
- a CDS encoding UDP-N-acetylmuramoyl-tripeptide--D-alanyl-D-alanine ligase, which codes for MLESLRFSDLLIPLDAQRTGDDCLFGGVSTDSRNIAPGQLFVALTGPRFDGHDYLQQVAAKGAVGALVEREVAGVNLPQLVVLDTRKALAQLGAMNRNAFVDRPVAAVTGSSGKTTVKEMLASILRTRGPVLATRGNLNNDLGVPLTLLELAPEHRAAVIELGASRVGEIAYTVSLTKPHVSILTNAGTAHVGEFGGPQKIVEAKGEIIEGLDAQGVAVLNLDDAAYPVWLIRAGERKVLSFALENPQADFHASELSRDVRGCPGFTLNGPQGSAAVQLNLLGIHNVANALAAAAGAHALGVSLDGIVAGLNAMQPVKGRTVVHMAANGQRVIDDTYNANPSSIKAATDLLAGFAGRRVLVLGDIGELGDWAEQGHREVGAHAVGKVDALYAVGPLMLHAVNAFGAGARHFATQAELIAALHGEQDSNTTLLIKGSRSAAMENVVAALCGSSLEKH
- the mraY gene encoding phospho-N-acetylmuramoyl-pentapeptide-transferase, yielding MLLLLAEFLQQFHKGFAVFQYLTLRGILGVLTALSLSLWLGPWMIRTLQIRQIGQAVRNDGPQSHLSKSGTPTMGGALILSSIAVSTLLWADLANRYVWVVLLVTLLFGAIGWVDDYRKVIEKNSRGLPSRWKYFWQSVFGLCAAIFLYMTAQSPVETTLIIPMLKDMHWEMGIGFVILTYFVIVGSSNAVNLTDGLDGLAIMPTVMVGGALGIFCYLSGNVKFAEYLLIPYVPGAGELIVFCSALIGAGLGFLWFNTYPAQVFMGDVGALALGAALGTIAVIVRQEIVLFIMGGVFVMETLSVVIQVASFKLTGRRVFRMAPIHHHFELKGWPEPRVIVRFWIITVILVLIGLATLKLR